The proteins below are encoded in one region of Streptomyces cyanogenus:
- a CDS encoding TetR/AcrR family transcriptional regulator: protein METKPARVRILDAAHELMLTVGLARATTKEIARAAGCSEAALYKYFDSKEELFVRVLTERLPRLTPLLDSLAAGTGRGTLEENLTEIARQAALFYEQSFPIAASLYAETQLKRRHDDALRTLGSGPHLPLQGLDAYLRAEQAAGRVRADADTYAAASLLLGACAQRAFAYDATDSGERPPVDAFATRLVRTLLGGISVADRP from the coding sequence ATGGAGACGAAGCCCGCACGCGTCCGCATCCTCGACGCCGCCCACGAGCTGATGCTGACCGTCGGACTCGCCCGCGCCACCACCAAGGAGATCGCCCGCGCGGCCGGCTGCTCCGAAGCGGCCCTCTACAAGTACTTCGACAGCAAGGAAGAGCTGTTCGTACGCGTCCTCACCGAGCGCCTGCCCCGGCTCACCCCGCTGCTCGACAGCCTCGCCGCCGGCACGGGCCGCGGCACGCTGGAGGAGAACCTCACCGAGATCGCCCGCCAGGCCGCGCTCTTCTACGAGCAGAGCTTCCCGATCGCCGCCTCCCTGTACGCCGAGACCCAGCTCAAACGCCGCCACGACGACGCCCTGCGCACCCTCGGTTCCGGCCCGCACCTGCCTCTCCAGGGCCTGGACGCCTACCTCCGCGCCGAGCAGGCCGCCGGCCGGGTCCGCGCCGACGCCGACACCTACGCCGCCGCCTCCCTCCTCCTGGGGGCCTGCGCACAGCGCGCCTTCGCCTACGACGCCACCGACAGCGGCGAACGCCCGCCCGTGGACGCGTTCGCCACCCGGCTCGTCCGGACCCTCCTGGGCGGAATCTCCGTGGCGGACCGGCCCTGA
- a CDS encoding adenosine deaminase, which yields MERVRDLSELPKAHLHLHFTGSMRPTTVLELADKYGVRLPDALTEALTSGEPPRLRATDERGWFRFQRLYDAARSCLREPEDIRRLVREAAEEDLKDGSGWLEIQVDPTSYAPRLGGLIPALEIILDAVDTTSRETGLGMRVLVAANRMKHPLDARTLARLAVRYADRGVVGFGLSNDERRGMARDFDRAFHIAREGGLLSAPHGGELTGPASVRDCLDDLHAARIGHGVRAAEDPRLLKRLADRGVTCEVCPASNVALGVYEKPEDVPLRTLFEAGVPMALGADDPLLFGSRLAAQYEIARTEHGFTDAELAELARQSVRGSAAPQEVKARLLAGVDDWLARPAA from the coding sequence ATGGAGCGTGTACGTGATCTCTCTGAGCTGCCGAAAGCCCATCTGCACCTGCACTTCACCGGCTCGATGCGGCCGACGACCGTCCTGGAACTGGCCGACAAGTACGGCGTCCGCCTGCCCGACGCGCTGACGGAGGCGCTGACCAGCGGGGAACCGCCGAGACTGCGGGCCACGGACGAGCGGGGCTGGTTCCGTTTCCAGCGGCTGTACGACGCGGCGCGCTCCTGCCTGCGCGAGCCGGAGGACATCCGGCGCCTGGTCCGGGAGGCCGCCGAGGAGGATCTGAAGGACGGCTCGGGCTGGCTGGAGATCCAGGTGGACCCGACGTCGTACGCGCCCCGGCTGGGCGGTCTGATCCCGGCCCTGGAGATCATCCTGGACGCGGTGGACACCACGTCCCGGGAGACCGGGCTCGGCATGCGGGTGCTGGTCGCCGCGAACCGGATGAAGCACCCCCTGGACGCGCGCACCCTGGCCCGGCTGGCGGTGCGGTACGCGGACCGGGGCGTGGTCGGCTTCGGGCTCTCCAACGACGAGCGGCGGGGCATGGCGCGGGACTTCGACCGGGCCTTCCACATCGCGCGGGAGGGCGGTCTGCTGTCGGCGCCGCACGGCGGTGAGCTGACGGGCCCGGCGTCGGTCCGGGACTGCCTGGACGACCTGCACGCCGCGCGGATCGGGCACGGGGTGCGGGCGGCCGAGGACCCGCGGCTGCTGAAGCGGCTGGCCGACCGGGGCGTGACCTGCGAGGTGTGCCCGGCCTCGAACGTGGCGCTCGGCGTGTACGAGAAGCCGGAGGACGTCCCGCTGCGCACGCTCTTCGAGGCGGGCGTCCCGATGGCCCTCGGCGCCGACGACCCGCTGCTGTTCGGCTCCCGGCTGGCCGCCCAGTACGAGATCGCCCGCACCGAGCACGGTTTCACGGACGCCGAGCTGGCGGAGCTGGCCCGGCAGTCGGTGCGCGGTTCGGCCGCCCCGCAGGAAGTGAAGGCGCGCCTGCTGGCCGGCGTGGACGACTGGCTGGCACGCCCGGCGGCCTGA
- a CDS encoding UDP-N-acetylmuramate dehydrogenase has translation MQVLHDAPLAPLTTFRLGGPATRLVTAATDAEVIAAVSEADDSGTPLLVIGGGSNLVIGDKGFDGTALRIATRGVELRGSTLELAAGEVWTDAVARTVEAGLAGIECLAGIPGSAGATPIQNVGAYGQEVSSTITEVIAYDRRAGETVTLTNEECAFSYRHSRFKADPERYVVLRVRFELEDAGGLSAPVRYAEAARALGVEPGDRVPLADARETVLKLRAGKGMVLDAEDHDTWSAGSFFTNPILTDEQFAAFRARVRERLGDGVEPPAYPAGEGRTKTSAAWLIDKAGFTKGYGSGPARISTKHTLALTNRGGATTEDLLALAREVVAGVHEAFGITLVNEPVTVGVSLQP, from the coding sequence GTGCAGGTACTCCACGATGCCCCCCTTGCCCCGCTGACCACCTTCCGGCTGGGCGGTCCCGCGACCCGGCTGGTCACCGCCGCGACCGACGCCGAGGTGATCGCCGCCGTTAGTGAGGCCGACGACAGCGGTACGCCGCTGCTGGTCATCGGCGGGGGATCGAACCTGGTCATCGGTGACAAGGGCTTCGACGGCACCGCACTGCGCATCGCCACGCGCGGGGTCGAACTGCGCGGCAGCACCCTGGAGCTGGCGGCCGGCGAGGTGTGGACCGACGCCGTCGCCCGCACCGTGGAGGCCGGGCTCGCCGGGATCGAGTGCCTGGCCGGCATCCCCGGATCCGCGGGCGCCACGCCGATCCAGAACGTCGGCGCCTACGGCCAGGAGGTCTCCTCGACGATCACGGAGGTGATCGCCTACGACCGGCGGGCCGGCGAGACGGTCACGCTGACGAACGAGGAGTGCGCGTTCTCGTACCGGCACAGCCGCTTCAAGGCCGACCCCGAGCGCTATGTCGTGCTCCGGGTCCGCTTCGAGCTGGAGGACGCGGGCGGGCTGTCCGCACCGGTCAGGTACGCCGAGGCGGCCCGCGCGCTGGGAGTGGAGCCCGGCGACCGGGTGCCGCTGGCCGACGCCCGCGAGACCGTGCTGAAGCTGCGCGCCGGCAAGGGCATGGTGCTGGACGCCGAGGACCACGACACCTGGTCGGCCGGGTCCTTCTTCACCAACCCGATCCTCACCGACGAGCAGTTCGCCGCGTTCCGCGCGCGCGTGCGCGAGCGGCTGGGCGACGGCGTCGAGCCGCCCGCCTACCCGGCGGGGGAGGGCCGTACGAAGACCTCCGCGGCCTGGCTCATCGACAAGGCGGGCTTCACCAAGGGCTACGGCAGCGGCCCCGCCCGCATCTCCACCAAGCACACCCTCGCCCTGACCAACCGGGGCGGCGCCACCACGGAGGACCTGCTCGCCCTGGCCCGCGAGGTGGTCGCCGGGGTCCACGAGGCCTTCGGCATCACGCTGGTCAACGAGCCGGTGACGGTGGGCGTGAGCCTCCAGCCGTAG
- the secE gene encoding preprotein translocase subunit SecE: MTDAVGSIDTPDAQDEVPESKKRVRKGGKRAKKGPLKRLATFYRQIIAELRKVVWPTRNQLTSYTTVVIFFVVIMIALVTVIDYGLNHAAKYVFG, encoded by the coding sequence ATGACGGACGCCGTGGGCTCCATCGACACGCCTGATGCCCAGGACGAGGTGCCCGAGTCCAAGAAGAGGGTCCGCAAGGGCGGCAAGCGCGCCAAGAAGGGCCCGCTCAAGCGCCTGGCCACCTTCTACCGCCAGATCATCGCGGAACTGCGCAAGGTCGTCTGGCCGACGCGCAACCAGCTGACCTCGTACACCACCGTGGTGATCTTCTTTGTTGTCATCATGATCGCCCTGGTGACCGTGATTGACTATGGGCTCAACCACGCGGCCAAGTACGTCTTCGGCTGA
- a CDS encoding NAD(P)-dependent oxidoreductase, with the protein MKLTVFGATGGIGRELVRQALDAGHEVTAVVRDPARLDVTGDRLEVVRSDLTDPEALRGAVRGRDAVLSGLGARRRRDAGVATRLIRTVLAAMEAEGVRRLLVVSAGPVGPAPAGDGPLDRGVRGLVSAILKDVYADLRAMEAELARSGTDWTSVRPPRLQNKPLTGRYRTVVGGFPPRGRFIARADVAHAMLSMIDAGETLKQGVGVAY; encoded by the coding sequence ATGAAGCTCACTGTTTTCGGCGCCACCGGAGGGATCGGCCGGGAGCTGGTCCGCCAGGCCCTGGACGCCGGTCACGAGGTCACGGCGGTCGTCCGCGACCCGGCCCGGCTCGACGTCACCGGTGACCGCCTGGAGGTCGTCCGCAGCGACCTGACCGACCCGGAGGCGCTGCGCGGCGCGGTCCGGGGCCGGGACGCGGTCCTGTCCGGCCTGGGCGCGCGCAGGCGCAGGGACGCGGGGGTGGCGACCCGGCTGATCCGTACGGTGCTCGCCGCCATGGAGGCGGAGGGCGTCCGCCGGCTGCTGGTGGTCAGCGCCGGCCCGGTCGGCCCGGCCCCGGCGGGCGACGGGCCCCTGGACCGCGGGGTGCGGGGCCTGGTGTCGGCGATCCTGAAGGACGTCTACGCCGACCTGCGCGCGATGGAGGCCGAGCTGGCCCGCAGCGGCACGGACTGGACGTCCGTACGGCCGCCGCGCCTGCAGAACAAGCCGCTCACCGGCCGCTACCGCACCGTCGTCGGCGGCTTCCCGCCCCGGGGCCGCTTCATCGCGCGCGCGGACGTCGCGCACGCGATGCTGTCGATGATCGACGCCGGGGAGACCCTGAAGCAGGGGGTGGGGGTGGCCTACTGA
- a CDS encoding pyridoxal phosphate-dependent aminotransferase: protein MSAATPPTERRVSARVGAISESATLAVDAKAKALKAAGRPVIGFGAGEPDFPTPDYIVEAAVEACKNPKYHRYTPAGGLPELKAAIAAKTLRDSGWEPDVSQILVTNGGKQAIYEAFAAILDPGDEVIVPAPYWTTYPESIRLAGGVPVEVVADETTGYRVSVEQLEAARTEKTKVVLFVSPSNPTGAVYSEAETEAIGRWAAEHGLWVLTDEIYEHLVYGDAVSVSLPALLPELRDKCIVVNGVAKTYAMTGWRVGWVIGPKDVVKAATNLQSHATSNVSNVAQVAALAAVSGGLEAVAKMREAFDRRRRTIVRMLNEIDGVVCPEPEGAFYAYPSVKALLGKEIRGKRPQDTVELAALILEEAEVAVVPGEAFGTPGYLRLSYALGDEDLVEGVSRMQKLLAEARD from the coding sequence ATGAGCGCTGCAACCCCTCCCACCGAGCGCCGGGTCTCCGCCCGAGTCGGCGCGATCTCCGAGTCCGCCACCCTCGCCGTGGACGCCAAGGCCAAGGCCCTGAAGGCCGCCGGGCGTCCGGTGATCGGCTTCGGCGCCGGTGAGCCCGACTTCCCGACCCCGGACTACATCGTCGAGGCGGCCGTCGAGGCCTGCAAGAACCCCAAGTACCACCGCTACACCCCGGCCGGCGGCCTGCCCGAGCTGAAGGCCGCGATCGCCGCGAAGACGCTGCGCGACTCCGGCTGGGAGCCGGACGTCTCCCAGATCCTCGTCACCAACGGTGGCAAGCAGGCGATCTACGAGGCGTTCGCCGCGATCCTGGACCCGGGCGACGAGGTCATCGTCCCGGCGCCGTACTGGACGACGTACCCGGAGTCGATCCGCCTGGCCGGCGGTGTCCCGGTCGAGGTCGTCGCCGACGAGACGACCGGCTACCGCGTCTCGGTGGAGCAGCTGGAGGCGGCGCGCACCGAGAAGACGAAGGTCGTCCTCTTCGTCTCCCCCTCCAACCCGACCGGCGCGGTGTACTCCGAGGCCGAGACCGAGGCGATCGGCCGCTGGGCCGCCGAGCACGGCCTGTGGGTGCTCACCGACGAGATCTACGAGCACCTGGTCTACGGCGACGCGGTCTCGGTGTCCCTGCCGGCGCTCCTGCCCGAACTGCGCGACAAGTGCATCGTGGTCAACGGTGTGGCGAAGACGTACGCCATGACCGGCTGGCGCGTGGGCTGGGTCATCGGCCCGAAGGACGTCGTCAAGGCCGCGACGAACCTGCAGTCGCACGCCACCTCGAACGTCTCCAACGTCGCCCAGGTGGCCGCCCTCGCCGCCGTCTCCGGCGGTCTGGAGGCCGTGGCGAAGATGCGTGAGGCCTTCGACCGGCGCCGCAGGACCATCGTGCGGATGCTCAACGAGATCGACGGCGTGGTCTGCCCGGAGCCCGAGGGCGCCTTCTACGCCTACCCCTCGGTCAAGGCTCTGCTCGGCAAGGAGATCCGTGGCAAGCGCCCGCAGGACACCGTCGAGCTGGCCGCGCTGATCCTGGAGGAGGCCGAGGTCGCGGTCGTCCCCGGTGAGGCCTTCGGCACGCCGGGCTACCTGCGGCTGTCGTACGCCCTCGGTGACGAGGACCTCGTCGAGGGCGTGAGCCGGATGCAGAAGCTGCTGGCGGAGGCGCGGGACTAG